A segment of the Zingiber officinale cultivar Zhangliang chromosome 8B, Zo_v1.1, whole genome shotgun sequence genome:
ATCTGGCTTAGTCTCCTAGTGTGAAGGGGCTCCCGACCAAGGTACTTTTGGTGGTTGGTGACTACTCGACTGATGCCGCTAGGATGCCACTGTGGGATTGGCGGTCGTCTCTTTCTTCCTTGCcgcctgagcttcttccacattaatgtactcgttGGTCATCTTTTGGAGGCGACCAAAGTCCTTCGGAGGTCgacgaatgagtgatcggaagaactctccctctgtgagcccttgggtgaaggtatTCACCAATACATCTGAGGAGACtattggaatgtccatcgccacctgattgaagcactGTATATAGGCCCTCAAGGCCTCTCGGGACCCTTGCTTCAGCGAGAATAGGTTCACGCTAGTCTTTTGGTGTCGGCGATTACTAGCAAAATGGTGTAGGAAtgccgctcggaagtccttgaagctatatATAGAGCTATTCGGTAACCGCttgaaccaccgttgcgccgatctagatagcgtggtgaggaagacccgacacttcaccctatCCATGTACTGGTGAAGGGTGGCCGCATTGTCAAACTTAGCCAAATGGTCGTCGGGATcggttgttccattatactctccGATCGTTAATGGGgtataatgctttggcagagAGTCATTTAGGATCCCCTCTGAAAATTGTTGATTGACCCGCTCGTGTGAGTCATCTTCCCTCGGTGCTTTTCCTTTTCGGGCATCCCTAGCAGGCACCTCATGTGAGGAGCCTCGGTCTCTATCCGCTCAACCTCTTTCAATTGGGGGAGCTCATGATGGTGCGCAGTTAAAGGGGATTGGCCATTACGGGCATCCCCATAGGAGCTGATCAATCTCCTATTTGGCTCCCGAGAGGAAAATTGATCTACTcaatcttctctttctctttctctttctcgttCACTTTGCCAACCTGCTGCAGAGGCAGTTGGCTCATGTATTGGCTGATCGGCCAgcacttgttgttgttgctccagtATTTTCGCCACTCAAGCTTGTATGAGTTTATCGAGTTCTTCTTGCGTCAGTGCCACCGTTGTGAGTCGTCCAccgtcttccatcttcttattCGGATACAGGTAATGTTCCCACAGacaacgccaaattgatcctgtccgaatgaagGAAGCTGGAAAGCCGGGGATGGGGTGACCGCTGACGGGATGAAGACTTCGCTCCTGCAAATAAAAccaaaaccagggaaggggtctctggcgttggcccttcgatgctcaagtcaaaatTAGGAAGAGAATGAAGTAATCAGAAAAAAGAACAGAATCTTGCCTTCCTCATACCTAGCGTcctcttttatacctttctctATGATCGTTCATCtgcccttatttaatgatattaattgtcaaAGGAAGGCTTATTTGTCTTGATTTCTGTGCAGTAAGGATAAATGTAGTGTTCATCTTTTACCTTGACTTCCTCGTATTTAATGATAGACGGTgtgttcctttttattttcttgtctCTTCCTATATGACGTCATTCCTTGCGTCGGATGGGCGGTCCGAGTGACTCATTTCCCTGCTGACCGGCTAATGTTCTCCGACCGGCTGGGTGATGTCCGCTCGGCCATTCCTTTGCAAACTAGGATAACTGTAAGCCCGGCGTTGACCGCCTTAACTTTGACCGACATCGTATCAATTGACCAGTGACAGGTGGGTTCTCCCTTATCATTGTATCATCGGAGAAGATGAAGAACTAGCAACCAGccagaaaagaagaaagaacacCGACGCCTCCTTTGCTCCTTGGAGTTGTTCTGTGTTCACAACCACGTTCGCAATTTATACTCTTATTAGGGAGGAAAGGGGAGGGACCACCGGAGCAGAACCACTCCGAtgaaaaccctaggtttaatctCACCTTGTCGCCGCTAATTGGAGTAGATCGGGAGGAAACTCGCCGCACTACCCTTCGCCAGCAGAGGACACCGAATGAGTTCGTCGCCTTCACAGGATCCGCCAGAGATGTTGTCGTCGTCAGATTGGAGAAATCGCGAGACCTAGCTTGGGGGCGCTCGGGAGATGAGGAAGGAGACGTGCACAGTGCTCGCCCGAGCTCACTTCTCCTTGAACCGGGATTGCCTTTTAATCTCCAATTGAATCGGACCAGTTCGACTGAACCGGTTGCTAACCAAAAAATAAACCTCTGAACCAAAATAAATCAGCTCAATTGTAATTTTTTCTTGAGCTTTGAAATTGGGCTCTTTTGAGTGGCTTTAATCTAGACTTCTCGATTTAGGTTGCTTCTTCTCCTCTAAATCTTTGGTGATTGAAACAAATCATGATTGAACTAAATCAGGCTCTTCTCCTTAATTATCTCCCTaaattcttataaaataaaatataatcacataatatctaaaatatttttaaaaaatatttaggaattaaaatgaaaaataacaaAGATATAAATTCATAAAACAcactaaaaatatatttttgaataaACAAAAGAATATAAATACTGATTTCTCACAATAAAATCAAGTATCTAAATGTGGATTATCATGGAGCCACCAAGgtgacgatttttttttttttgctaccaATAAATGTGTGGCAGCAATTTCCAACAATGACCAGAACTCTAAAGTTTTGATATCTTGCAAGAACTTTGTGACTCAGAGTATCTatttgtggcaaaaggtgataacATTCATTCTAGATGACCTAGTATCGTTGGTGCCCTGGTTAAATATAGATAGATAAATCACGAGAGACTTCATTCAACAACAGTAACACATGCAAAGATGAGGTAACCCACGAGACTTCCATTGTGACTCGTGTAGCTAGATAGCATTGTCCGAGAAGATAGTCTTTCGTTCATTCTCTAGATGGAAGATAGTTTCACATTCAACGTAATCAAATTAGTATAAGCAACATGATTATACTCTAAATGAGAAATAGTGTCATCACAACAAAGTGCAATAGAAGAATTATTTGGCCCCGGGATAAGGTTGAGTTGGCTAGTACAAGGTAGAGTTGTTATAATAGGGCAAGAGTTCAAATCTCAATAAAGTCGAGGAAAAAGCCCTCCCCGCACTAGCCAACTACAGTTTCCCGATTTATCTCCTCACAGATGGTCGTGGGGTCGACCTTGTAGGGCCGCTAGGATGGTGGATTCCACCTTTTACTACAATAGAAGAATTATTTGAATCCCCTCAGGGCAATCCGGTGCGATGGTTGAGGCATGAGGTATTGTCATATGAGGTCTTAGGATCGAAACTCGACGCGTCCGAGCATGCCCTCCTCATGCCTTGGTCATATGCATTAATGgatagtagtcatccgtgatttaccttctctagCCTTGAGACGAATTAACGGGGGTGCTGGGATAATAATACCTAGCAGAAGCaccaatataaaaattatttgaagaatAACATATGAGCCTAGTATAAGCAagcaataattaaatttttatcaaattggAATATAAACTCTAAAACTAAACCCCTAACCCTCCAATacttttaaggaattaaaaatgaaattaaaatactatttaaaatatttttatcaaattagtagagacttgtaatttttttttaaaaaaaatagcttcACTATCATTAATAAGACGTGTAGACATGACTGTAACTAAAAAGGcgatttatttgaaaaaaaaagaaataaagaggagATAATTAATAATACAATTATATATGAATCTCTATAATTTTTGTAAACCTTTTGTATTACTTTCTCTTCTTCAATCATGTTTTTCATAAATTGCATTTAAGTCTTACAAACTTTACTTCATGTCACTACAATATAGTTAAGTCTAGTTTTCATGGACAGTGGTCCACCCAAGAACAAGACCACATGTGCAATTGCTTCTACAAAATTGTTGTTTATACTCTCATTTGTTAGACTTGGGAGCTAAGAAGCAAATGAGAGGAGGAGAATCATTTTCCTCAGAGAAGGTTAAGCTTCTTGCAGCTGTGCTTCTACTACAACTATGTTATGCAGGGTACAATATAGCTGCTAAGGTTGCACTCGACAAGGGCGTCGGCCAATTTGTCTTTCCAGTGTATACGAATGTTATCGGTTTCTTGTTGCTAGCTCCATTTGCATACTTTCTCGAGAAGTAAGTCATCTCAGTTCACTAATTCACTGACACAATTGGTATTCATAGTGCAACactagtttatgtttttttttcacatttaGGGAAGTCCGACCATCTTTATCTCTTTCTTTGCTGTTTCAATTCTTCCTTCTTGCATCGTTTGGGTAAGCAAATCTATTTCTACATTTACACATATACTGGTCACTAGGACTTTTTGAGCAATGAAACAATATCTCAACAATTTCTCATTGTTTGTGATACTTAACTTTTTGTTTCTTTGAAGGATTACAATCGCTCAAGTATGTTTACTCATCGGCTTATGCTATGTGCCCACAACTTATGCGGTTGCGATCCAGAATTTGGGCCCGGCACTCACATTTGCCATGGCTGCAGCTCTCGGGTAATCCTAAAACCATGCTCAAGTGTGCAGTGATCTTGTGTGGCTTCATGAACATCTCTCTTCAGGCTTGAGCAAGTCCACATCGCAAAGAGATATGGGTTAGCAAAGGTGCTCGGCACGGTTACTAGCATAGGAGGTGCCACTGTCGTCACTCTATACAAGGGTCATCCCCTGCTGCCTCACCCTCTTTCGACAAATGTTTTAGCCACTCCCATAATTTCAAACTCTATACTACACTGGACACTGGGTTGTGCCTCCATACTTGGAAGTTGCACTATATGGCCTGCCTGGATTGTGCTTCAGGTAATCAGTGCAACAACACGTTTGTATGCTAAAAGGGGTAGCTTTGTACACGAAGCTCTTACAAATACGGGGTCTCAGAGATTAGATCTATTATACGCAACTCTCTTTCACTTTTATATGCTACAATCAAAATTAGGAAATCTCATTGTTTACAGGTTCCAGTGGTGAAGAAGTACCCAGCTAAGCTCTCATTTAGTGCCTTCATCTGCTTCTTCGGGTTTCTGCAATGCCTTGTCGTAGCATGCATTTCTGAAACTGACAGCGAGAAGTGGAAAGTGCATTCAGTAGAACAGCTCTGTACAATTCTCTATTCTGTATGTGTCATTTGCCTCTCAGTTTGCTTCTTTTATGTGTCGAAACACGAATTGAGTTTCGACTACTTTGTCTTATGGGAACAAGGGGCTTGTCGTCTCGGGCGTTGCCATTGCTCTTCTGATATGGTGCATAGACAAAGGTGGTCCTCTTTTCACTGCTGTTTTCGGGCCAGTGCAAATTGTGGCTGTGGCCATTGTGTCGGTTCTCATCTTCAACGATCAGTTATACTTGGGAGGGTGAATAACTTCTTGAGTATGGTTGCGCCAACTGTATTGATGGATTTTAACTGCTCTTTTATCTTGCTTTCAGGGTTGTTGGATCAATTATCATTGTGTTTGGGCTTTACTTGGTCCTATGGGGCAAAAAGGAGGAGAAAGTTTCCAATCAGGACATGAGCCAAGGGCTACAGAGTCATCTCCTCCAAATCGACCCTTGCGAGTAGGAACTCACAAGACAAGCTATCGACTATTCAAGTGCGAAGGTAGTTCATAAACATCTTTTCCGCAACTATGAACTGAGTTACAATCTCGATTTCTATAATATGTTGTTTGGTAACACAGACGATAAACATTGCGAAGCTATTATTTCCCTTAGTCATGAAGTCTGATTGAAAGCATTTATTGGTCTCCATTCGTTAATTATTGAGCACAACATCCAAAGAGCATCTCTTTTTTTTATTGAAgatgtatttttttttcaaatggggTGCAATCAAATATATTGAGTTTAGAGGCTGACCGTTATATGCGCTTTTCGATTTATTAGTGGTCGATAGGAAATTTTGATGGGGCCGAATCGATCATCCTAagagtgcgtttggttcaagttatcatgtataaccttggttatgtgattacctggtaatcacataaccaagattatgaggaataaaacataaccaaatattgtttggttcaatctttgtaatgcaacaaaaacatgtttgtttgaaggttttaatgaataacctagtttagtattttactatattacccttagttacaaaaccaactatacataataataataataataataataataataataat
Coding sequences within it:
- the LOC122014782 gene encoding auxin-induced protein 5NG4-like isoform X3 encodes the protein MRGGESFSSEKVKLLAAVLLLQLCYAGYNIAAKVALDKGVGQFVFPVYTNVIGFLLLAPFAYFLEKEVRPSLSLSLLFQFFLLASFGITIAQVCLLIGLCYVPTTYAVAIQNLGPALTFAMAAALGLEQVHIAKRYGLAKVLGTVTSIGGATVVTLYKGHPLLPHPLSTNVLATPIISNSILHWTLGCASILGSCTIWPAWIVLQVPVVKKYPAKLSFSAFICFFGFLQCLVVACISETDSEKWKVHSVEQLCTILYSGLVVSGVAIALLIWCIDKGLLDQLSLCLGFTWSYGAKRRRKFPIRT
- the LOC122014782 gene encoding auxin-induced protein 5NG4-like isoform X2, with amino-acid sequence MRGGESFSSEKVKLLAAVLLLQLCYAGYNIAAKVALDKGVGQFVFPVYTNVIGFLLLAPFAYFLEKEVRPSLSLSLLFQFFLLASFGITIAQVCLLIGLCYVPTTYAVAIQNLGPALTFAMAAALGLEQVHIAKRYGLAKVLGTVTSIGGATVVTLYKGHPLLPHPLSTNVLATPIISNSILHWTLGCASILGSCTIWPAWIVLQVPVVKKYPAKLSFSAFICFFGFLQCLVVACISETDSEKWKVHSVEQLCTILYSGLVVSGVAIALLIWCIDKGGPLFTAVFGPVQIVAVAIVSVLIFNDQVVGSIIIVFGLYLVLWGKKEEKVSNQDMSQGLQSHLLQIDPCE
- the LOC122014782 gene encoding auxin-induced protein 5NG4-like isoform X1 gives rise to the protein MRGGESFSSEKVKLLAAVLLLQLCYAGYNIAAKVALDKGVGQFVFPVYTNVIGFLLLAPFAYFLEKEVRPSLSLSLLFQFFLLASFGITIAQVCLLIGLCYVPTTYAVAIQNLGPALTFAMAAALGLEQVHIAKRYGLAKVLGTVTSIGGATVVTLYKGHPLLPHPLSTNVLATPIISNSILHWTLGCASILGSCTIWPAWIVLQVPVVKKYPAKLSFSAFICFFGFLQCLVVACISETDSEKWKVHSVEQLCTILYSGLVVSGVAIALLIWCIDKGGPLFTAVFGPVQIVAVAIVSVLIFNDQLYLGGVVGSIIIVFGLYLVLWGKKEEKVSNQDMSQGLQSHLLQIDPCE